Proteins from a single region of Methanoculleus horonobensis:
- a CDS encoding methanogenesis marker 15 protein: MSRKVRIAQLSCGPEYSGVQKEIYEAAESVDAEVFFPDIALADVERGVKAFGLDVRSADLKLMIARAMALVEGKVDADGVFIGTCFRCAEAAIVRNELRRYIHENSRLPVVSYSFTERTTSGTLLTRMEALTTIARRRALLAREEQTGITMGVDSGSSTTKAVVMKENEIVGTGWHPTTEVIKSAESAVADALEMAGLSREDIQAIGTTGYGRFLIGKHLGADLIQEELTVNSKGAVYLAGHQRGSATVIDIGGMDNKAISVIDGIPGTFTMGGICAGASGRFLEMTAKRLGVDITELGPLAMKGMGVNVPMNSYCIVFGTQSLVNALAAGSSREDVAAAACHSVAEQVFEQQLQEIDIKEPVIMVGGTSLIEGLVYAMGQLLQTEIVVPHHSQYIGAVGSALLASGFIKGE; this comes from the coding sequence ATGAGCCGCAAGGTGCGGATTGCCCAGCTCTCCTGCGGGCCGGAGTACAGCGGCGTCCAGAAAGAGATCTACGAGGCCGCCGAGTCGGTGGATGCGGAAGTCTTCTTCCCCGACATCGCTCTCGCCGACGTCGAGCGGGGCGTCAAAGCGTTCGGCCTCGACGTCCGGAGCGCCGACCTGAAACTGATGATCGCCCGGGCGATGGCCCTCGTAGAGGGGAAGGTCGATGCGGACGGGGTCTTCATCGGCACCTGCTTCAGGTGCGCCGAGGCGGCGATCGTCCGAAACGAACTCCGGCGATACATCCACGAGAACTCCCGTCTGCCGGTGGTGAGTTACTCCTTCACCGAGCGGACGACCTCAGGGACCCTCCTCACCAGGATGGAGGCCCTGACCACCATCGCCCGCCGGAGAGCGCTCCTTGCCCGTGAGGAGCAGACCGGGATCACGATGGGCGTCGACTCGGGATCGAGCACGACGAAGGCCGTCGTGATGAAGGAGAACGAGATCGTCGGCACCGGATGGCACCCGACGACCGAGGTGATCAAGAGCGCCGAGAGCGCCGTCGCGGACGCGCTCGAGATGGCCGGACTCTCGCGCGAGGATATCCAGGCGATCGGCACCACCGGATACGGCAGGTTCTTGATCGGCAAGCATCTCGGGGCGGATCTCATCCAGGAAGAACTGACGGTGAACTCGAAAGGAGCCGTCTACCTCGCCGGCCACCAGCGGGGCTCCGCGACCGTCATCGATATCGGCGGGATGGACAACAAGGCGATCAGCGTCATCGACGGCATCCCCGGAACCTTCACGATGGGGGGGATCTGCGCCGGGGCGAGCGGCAGGTTCCTCGAGATGACCGCAAAACGGCTCGGCGTGGATATCACCGAACTCGGCCCTCTCGCCATGAAGGGCATGGGCGTGAACGTTCCGATGAACAGTTACTGCATCGTCTTCGGGACGCAGAGCCTGGTGAACGCGCTCGCCGCCGGCTCCTCGCGCGAGGACGTCGCGGCCGCGGCCTGCCACAGCGTCGCCGAACAGGTCTTCGAGCAGCAGCTGCAGGAGATCGACATCAAGGAGCCGGTGATCATGGTCGGCGGCACCTCGCTGATCGAGGGGCTGGTCTACGCGATGGGCCAGCTCCTGCAGACGGAGATCGTCGTCCCGCACCACTCGCAGTATATCGGTGCGGTCGGATCTGCCCTGCTCGCGTCCGGATTCATCAAGGGAGAGTAG
- a CDS encoding methanogenesis marker 5 protein, whose translation MAKVFIYPATSLILSDLVARFGHKPLGAALGIRERIQTAGVDSPPLQITPEEPKRGLKYAAVEVPSGVRGRMAIYGPLIEEAEAAIIVTDADLAFGCMGCARTDELIVFTLRQSGIPILELKYPTDEEEGIQFVAAVRKFLDGLPGEDEA comes from the coding sequence ATGGCAAAGGTGTTTATCTATCCTGCAACGAGCCTCATCCTCTCCGACCTGGTGGCCCGGTTCGGTCATAAACCGCTCGGTGCAGCCCTTGGTATCCGGGAGAGGATACAGACCGCCGGGGTAGACTCCCCGCCCCTGCAGATCACCCCCGAAGAACCCAAACGCGGCCTGAAGTACGCGGCCGTCGAGGTGCCGTCCGGTGTCAGGGGGCGGATGGCGATCTACGGCCCCCTCATCGAGGAGGCAGAAGCCGCAATCATCGTCACGGACGCCGACCTTGCGTTCGGCTGCATGGGCTGCGCCCGCACCGACGAACTGATCGTCTTCACTCTCCGCCAGAGCGGGATACCCATCCTGGAACTGAAGTATCCGACGGATGAAGAGGAAGGGATACAGTTCGTTGCTGCCGTCAGGAAGTTCCTCGACGGTCTCCCCGGGGAGGACGAAGCATGA
- a CDS encoding methanogenesis marker 6 protein: protein MAEYTPDYVGTVTKYVFVESPTMTPGELALRAYEASEGVLIKETCFGLQVTGEPESVDRLIEEIRSFDPTHIFVKDRGFPPGDPRRCRANLGGARPGYLGHEREFRLLRYITRGLEELDRREEGEAEPAPPALEKRPLLDIKRLQELIDTEES from the coding sequence ATGGCCGAATATACTCCTGACTATGTGGGCACGGTGACCAAGTATGTCTTCGTCGAGTCTCCGACGATGACCCCCGGCGAGCTCGCGCTCAGAGCCTACGAGGCCTCCGAGGGCGTCCTCATCAAGGAGACGTGCTTCGGGCTGCAGGTGACGGGCGAACCGGAGTCCGTCGACCGCCTCATCGAGGAGATCCGTTCGTTCGACCCGACTCACATCTTCGTCAAGGACCGGGGTTTTCCTCCCGGAGATCCGAGACGTTGCCGGGCGAACCTCGGCGGAGCGAGGCCGGGGTACCTCGGTCACGAACGGGAGTTCCGCCTTCTGCGCTACATCACCCGCGGGCTCGAGGAGCTCGACCGGCGTGAAGAAGGTGAGGCGGAACCGGCACCGCCCGCACTTGAGAAACGACCGTTACTTGATATCAAGCGACTACAAGAACTGATAGATACAGAGGAGTCCTGA
- the mmp3 gene encoding methyl-coenzyme M reductase-associated protein Mmp3 — MEIHLDGKHTLVPEDSRLGDLLPERDERYSVAIIRPALVEDEGESQGVRFATPAGDLVVEVAKPAAVSRLLQPEYAERLRLHWQDRYAAAFGTFETDIRPARRPGRYERGDVILGCGGYDPSQSYLIFARMRHTADYGAPEDGGVIGKVVTGRGLLDRLADGDRITGVERVFRRVDRSNVVVIRDSDFPLEDGMQVVSYVEADVQGFGEDGIDTGTARSVEHFLLSVQGGRFRVDRSTSTYVADTHLVPTRVPAEFSGPRLEGTVTVRTAGKSSGGVYIYTQGVSASPAHTVVGRVVHGIELLRFAGEGDLLAIRAEPEQFDLVGLSLADAEAVAARRGISLAADAAEGDRVVVAQTPATTLEALAGGEVRIETVPADHVVSITLDEAAAPRSVTIFREVTGLKHHSVGKMPLVFVFEDVFLFKPKIGKGVGIIPENTPDGEVPAYTLAMTNDSRRGAGMVGLRTTPNAEFGPTSEPLTGTNVIGKVLDAGNLAGMSEGATVYVKEVK, encoded by the coding sequence ATGGAGATCCACCTGGACGGCAAACACACTTTGGTTCCGGAAGATTCCCGGCTCGGGGATCTCCTCCCCGAACGGGACGAACGGTACAGCGTCGCCATCATCCGCCCGGCGCTCGTCGAAGATGAAGGCGAGTCGCAGGGGGTCAGGTTCGCCACCCCGGCGGGCGACCTGGTCGTCGAGGTGGCGAAGCCCGCAGCAGTCTCCCGTCTCCTTCAGCCGGAATATGCAGAACGGCTCCGCCTGCACTGGCAGGACCGGTACGCCGCCGCCTTCGGGACGTTCGAGACCGACATCCGCCCGGCACGCCGTCCGGGCCGGTACGAGCGCGGCGACGTGATCCTCGGGTGCGGGGGTTACGATCCCTCCCAGTCCTACCTGATCTTCGCACGCATGAGGCATACCGCCGACTACGGCGCCCCGGAGGACGGCGGCGTCATCGGCAAGGTCGTCACCGGCCGCGGGCTGCTCGACCGGCTCGCCGACGGCGACCGGATCACCGGCGTCGAGCGGGTCTTCCGGCGTGTCGACCGCTCGAACGTCGTCGTCATCCGCGACTCCGACTTCCCGCTCGAAGACGGGATGCAGGTCGTCTCCTACGTGGAAGCGGATGTGCAGGGCTTCGGAGAAGACGGGATCGATACCGGAACCGCCCGGAGCGTCGAGCACTTTCTTCTCTCCGTGCAGGGCGGCAGATTCAGGGTGGACCGCTCGACCAGCACCTACGTCGCCGATACGCACCTGGTTCCGACCCGGGTCCCGGCGGAGTTCTCCGGTCCGAGGCTTGAAGGCACCGTCACCGTCAGGACCGCCGGGAAGTCCTCGGGAGGAGTCTACATCTACACCCAGGGCGTCTCGGCAAGCCCGGCGCACACCGTTGTAGGACGGGTCGTCCACGGCATCGAACTCCTCAGGTTTGCCGGAGAGGGCGACCTCCTCGCCATCCGTGCGGAACCGGAGCAGTTCGATCTCGTCGGCCTTTCGCTCGCCGATGCGGAAGCGGTCGCCGCCCGGCGGGGCATCTCCCTCGCCGCCGATGCGGCCGAGGGTGACCGCGTCGTGGTCGCCCAGACCCCGGCGACGACGCTCGAGGCGCTGGCCGGTGGCGAGGTCCGGATCGAGACGGTGCCTGCCGACCATGTCGTCAGCATCACCCTCGACGAGGCGGCCGCGCCCCGGTCGGTCACGATCTTCCGTGAAGTGACCGGGCTCAAGCACCATAGCGTCGGGAAGATGCCGCTCGTCTTCGTCTTCGAGGACGTCTTCCTCTTCAAGCCGAAGATCGGCAAGGGCGTCGGGATCATCCCGGAGAACACTCCCGACGGCGAGGTGCCGGCCTACACCCTCGCGATGACGAATGACTCCCGGCGGGGCGCGGGCATGGTCGGGCTCCGCACGACACCGAACGCCGAGTTCGGCCCGACGTCCGAGCCGCTCACCGGTACGAATGTCATCGGGAAGGTGCTGGATGCGGGGAACCTTGCCGGGATGAGCGAAGGGGCCACGGTATACGTGAAAGAGGTGAAGTGA
- the atwA gene encoding methyl coenzyme M reductase system, component A2 → MTPLITVKDLCMEFNGTTVLKNINFEVAEGETVGIIGRSGAGKTVLMHLMRGVDQPPTKGAIIYHVGICGKCDYIGVPSEVGKPCPACGGNLEPADIDLWAEESAPMKRRIMRRTAIMFQRTFALYGDDRVIENVLRALDDVGYPGEKAVSRAADLIDQVRLSHRMMHIARDLSGGEKQRVVLARQLAKNPFMLFADEPTGTLDPETATLVHRMLIESARANDMGMIVTSHFSKVIEDVADRAILLENGEIKGIGVPGEVIGRFMENYSDVEQHQAGAVGEKILVARDVVKRYLSVDRGVVRAVNTVSFEVGEKEIFGIIGKSGAGKTTLSRIISGILEPTSGEMNIRIGDDWIDMTKPGIENRGRAKGYIGLLHQEYDLYPHRTVLDNLTDAIGLEFPKELAMRKAIITLGMAGFTPEKSKEILDRYPGQLSEGEKHRVALAQVLIREPLLVVLDEPTGTMDPITKIDVKHSILHAREEMDETFIVVSHDMEFVRDICDRVALMRGGKIIQMGPTEEVLAHLTEDERTVMGAGGTP, encoded by the coding sequence ATGACCCCACTTATTACGGTGAAAGACCTTTGCATGGAGTTTAACGGGACTACCGTGCTTAAAAACATCAATTTTGAGGTGGCGGAGGGAGAGACTGTCGGCATCATCGGCAGAAGCGGCGCCGGCAAGACCGTTCTCATGCACCTTATGCGGGGTGTCGACCAGCCTCCGACAAAGGGTGCAATCATCTATCACGTCGGCATCTGCGGCAAATGCGACTACATCGGTGTCCCGAGCGAGGTAGGAAAACCGTGTCCTGCCTGCGGGGGCAACCTCGAACCGGCGGATATCGATCTCTGGGCCGAGGAGAGCGCCCCGATGAAACGGCGGATCATGCGGAGAACCGCCATTATGTTCCAGCGGACGTTCGCACTCTACGGTGACGACCGGGTGATCGAGAACGTCCTGCGAGCGCTCGACGACGTCGGCTACCCGGGCGAGAAGGCCGTCAGCAGGGCCGCCGACCTCATCGACCAGGTCCGGCTCTCCCACCGGATGATGCATATCGCCCGCGACCTCTCCGGCGGCGAGAAGCAGCGGGTGGTGCTCGCCCGGCAGCTCGCGAAGAACCCGTTCATGCTCTTTGCGGACGAACCGACCGGGACGCTCGACCCGGAGACCGCCACGCTCGTTCACCGGATGCTCATCGAGAGTGCCCGGGCAAACGACATGGGCATGATCGTCACGTCCCACTTCTCAAAAGTCATCGAGGACGTGGCCGACCGGGCTATCCTCCTTGAGAACGGGGAGATCAAGGGGATCGGTGTCCCGGGAGAGGTCATCGGCCGGTTCATGGAGAACTACAGCGACGTCGAGCAGCACCAGGCCGGGGCGGTCGGCGAGAAGATCCTGGTCGCTCGTGACGTGGTCAAGCGCTACCTCTCGGTCGACCGGGGCGTCGTCCGGGCGGTCAACACCGTCTCGTTCGAGGTCGGCGAGAAAGAGATCTTCGGGATCATCGGCAAGAGCGGGGCGGGCAAGACGACCCTCTCCCGGATCATATCCGGGATTCTCGAGCCCACCAGCGGCGAGATGAACATCCGGATCGGCGACGACTGGATCGATATGACGAAACCCGGCATCGAGAACCGCGGCCGGGCGAAGGGATACATCGGGCTCCTCCACCAGGAGTACGACCTCTACCCGCACAGGACGGTGCTCGACAACCTCACCGACGCCATCGGGCTCGAGTTCCCGAAGGAACTTGCGATGAGGAAGGCAATCATCACCCTCGGGATGGCCGGGTTCACCCCCGAGAAGAGCAAGGAGATCCTGGACCGCTATCCGGGCCAGCTCTCCGAAGGTGAGAAGCACCGGGTGGCGCTCGCCCAGGTGCTCATCCGCGAGCCCCTGCTCGTCGTCCTCGACGAGCCGACCGGCACCATGGACCCGATCACGAAGATCGACGTGAAGCACTCGATCCTCCACGCCCGCGAAGAGATGGACGAGACATTTATCGTGGTTTCGCACGATATGGAGTTCGTGAGAGATATCTGCGATCGCGTCGCCCTCATGCGGGGAGGCAAGATCATCCAGATGGGCCCGACGGAGGAGGTGCTCGCCCACCTCACCGAGGACGAACGAACGGTGATGGGGGCCGGTGGAACCCCCTGA